A stretch of DNA from Myxococcota bacterium:
GGCTTTACCAAATGCACTGGTGTTTCCCAAGTTCCCGCCAGGCACCACAATCCAATCTGGTGGTTGCCATTGCAGTTGATCAAACAGCTCCCACATGATGGATTTTTGACCCTCGAGTCTAAAAGGATTTATCGAGTTAACCAAATAGAGTCCGTCTTTATCAGCCGCTTTGACCACTTCCTGCATGGCCAAGTCAAAATCGCCGGCTATGGCGCGACATTCAGCACCATAAGCAACAGCTTGGGAAAGCTTGCTCGGCGCCACTTTGCCTTCCGGTAAAAAAACGAGCGTCTTAAGTCCCGCCTGAGCCCCATATGCAGCCAAAGAAGCGCTGGTATTTCCTGTTGAAGCGCATGCCAAAGTTTTTTGCCCCAAGCGTTTAGCTTGGGTAACGGCAACAGTCATGCCGCGGTCCTTAAAAGATCCCGTGGGATTTTCACCCTCGTGTTTAAACAACACCCGCTCTACGCCGGCCCATGCAGATAAGGCGTCTCTTTCATACAGACGAGTATTGCCTTCAGGATGTGAAACAATTTCAGCATCGTCTATGGGCAAAATAACTTCTTTAAAACGCCAGACACCGCTGGCTGAACCATCTGCTTTTGGCGGCTCTTTAGGAAAAACCGGATGTTTCACTTCAATCAGCCCGCCGCATTCACAGCCATAGATGATTTTATCCAGGTCAAATCGTTGTTGACACTCCACACAAGACTGAAAACTTAGCATAAGCGAATTCCTTCTTTGGCAATGGCCCCCACATGACCTTGGTGGCTCCTGGCAAAATCGTAAGCGGCAAGCCTATCGTCAAACAAAGCAAAAATACTTGGCCCCGCACCGCTGATAGAACATCCCAATGCGCCCGCTTTTAAAGCGCTGTCTTTCAATTCATAAAAATCCGGGATCAAATGTGCTCTTCTTGGCTCAGCGTAAGGATCCACCAAGGCCTTTGAAATGCCCAGCGCGTCGCCTTGTTGCCAAGCGCATACAAGCGCACATGATAACGCCATTTGTCTAACCCAGTCAGCCTGAGGAAGCTCTTTTGGTAAAACAGAACGCGCCAGCTTGGTGGACAGTCGGCTACTTGGCAATAAAACGACAACCCATAGCGGACAGCCCTCGGACACCTTGCTCACACCGGCTGGAGATGAAACCGTCAGCCCCCCAAAACAGGCCGGTGCTAGATTGTCCAAGTGCCCCTCTAAAATCAGCGCCTGGTCTAAAATCTGCTTTTGGGCATTATTGTCCGGCTGCTCGCCAGTCACCAAGCAATAAGCGCCGTAAGCGCCAGCCAAACAGGCGGCGGCACTCGAGCCTAACCCGCCGCCCACAGGCAGCTCCTGATTAACCATTAACGCAAAATGCCAGACCTTCCCCAGTGACTGCGCCATATTATCGGCCGCCAGCAAGGTCAAATTCTTCTCGGGATTCTGCGGCAGCCTTTCAACGTCAATCCCTGTCACTGAAACGACTTTAGATGCATCGTCACATACTGCGAGCTTATAGGTATTGCCCAAGCCGTCTAGAGCGAGCCCTAGCACATCAAAACCTGGACCGACATTGCCAATAGTCGCCGGCACATAAAGTCTAACCTGCTTCATCGCCGCACCCTCACAGCCAAGGCAACGATATCATTTAAAACCCCAGCGGCAGTTACACCGGCACCGGCCCCAGGGCCAGTCACAACCAAGGGGCTATGCTCGTAACGCGGCGTACTAATACTGACTTGGTTCGTTGTGCCAACCAAATAATAAAATGGCGAATCCGGTCCGACCTCATGCAGCCCGACAGAAATTTCCTGGTGGGCAACCACCTTGGCAATATATCTTAGTCGCTTGCCGGCCTGATGCGCCCGTCCCACTCTCTCTTTAAATTCTTCATCGCTGATATCGGCCAGTGATTCGGTCTGAATATCTGAAAGCTCTAAATTCCAACCCAGCTCGCGGGCTAAAATCAGCGCCTTTCGCGCGACATCAGTGCCCCTCAAATCGTCTTTAGGGTCAGGCTCGGTTAAACCCAGAGCTTGAGCCTGCGCCACGGCCGTAGAGAATACTGTGCCAGAATCTAGCGCACTCATGAGATAACCTAGCGTCCCAGAAAAGCAGCCTTCCAACTTCGAAGGCGCGTCGCCCGCTTGAACCAACTTATCCACCGTATCAATAATGGGTAAACCTGCACCGACCGTCGCTTCATAACGCAGTTGGCATCCGTTTATCTTGGCCGTCTCAAACAAATCGGCATATTCCAAAAAAGGGCCGGTCAAAGGCTTTTTATTCGCTAAGACCAAATCAAAATGATTTCGCAGCGCATCCATTAAAGTCGCGTGATGGTCGATAGCCGTCACATCCACACAAATGCCTCGATGCACCAGCAGTTGACTAAAAGGTATCGGTCCAGACATTCCCGCACGAAAGCTCTTCGCTTTTTTCTGTTCAATTAGCTCCATAAGCTGCGAGCCGCTCGCAATAGGGTCAAACAAGCGATGCCCTTGAGAATCAACCAGCGCTTTGACGCCAATCAATGCCCCAAATTCTTTGCGCAAATAATCTTCTTGAGAAACTAGCTGTTGAATCAGCGCCTGCCCAATTTGGCCAAAGCCTTCGATAACAAGTTCAACTTGGAGCGGATCTTCCGCACCGAAAAACTCATGATGCAACGTCTGAATCGCAAACGAAGTTTCACTTTCGGCAATGGCCATGGAGATATTAAACTCGGAAGAGCCTTGAGCTATCGCCATGATATTCACATTCGCATGTTTAAACGCTCCGAACACGCGCGCAGACAAACCGCGATACCCCTTCATGCCTCGACCGACACAAGCCACTACAGCCACGTTTTCGACAATTTGAATGCGTTCAATTAGCTGGTTTTGCAGCTCAAAAGCAAACTCTTTACGAAGGGCCTCGTGGCTCAAGGCGCAATCGCTTTTTGCGATGGTAAAGCAAATCGAAGCTTCACTAGAAGCCTGCGAAATCAGCGTCACCGAAACGCGATTTTCCGCCATGGCCTTGAAAGTCCGCATGGCAACCCCAGGAACGCCCATCATGCCGCAGCCTTCCACCGAAATCAAAACTTGCTGCGTAATGGCCGTTAGCGCGCGTACGGGATTTAAGTTTTCAGACACCTCGCCCGAAATTTTTGTCCCTGGCCTGTCTGGATAAAAAGTGTTTTTTAAATAAAGCGGAATCTTCGGCTTAATTAGCGGCACAATTGAGCGGGGATGCAAAATCTTCGCGCCGTAATATGATAGTTCAGCCGCTTCTTGATAGTGCAATTCCGCAATAGGCTGAGGCTTAGGGATATACTTGGGGTCTGCCGTCAGGAGGCCGTCCACCTCTTTATAGAGCGTCACCCGCTCAGCATTTAAGCTCGCTCCTAAAATCGTTGCCGTATAATCAGAACCACCCCGCCCTAAAGTTACGAGCTCTCCATTAGGCCCAGAGCCAATAAATCCAGGCACAATTGGGCGTTGGCCTGCGCGCAGCAGAGGCATTAGGATTTCATGAGCGCGCTCTGCGCAAACCCTGGCATCATAGACCAGTCCTGCCGGCCCCATTTGAGTGTGAATAATTTCAAGCGCGTCAACGTAAATCGCATCCACGCCTTGCTTTTGCAACAGCGCGGTCATTATCTGGGCCATCAAGCGCTCGCCACTGGCCAATCGAGCTGCCATGCCATGACCCAGGACCGGTGCTAAATCAAAATTTCCATCTAGCCCAAGAGTTCTAATCGCATCTTGGTGTCTATTTTTATATTCAGCAAAATCAGTGCGAGCAATAAGCAAATCGGTGATGCCGCCCATCGCAGATACCACCGTCACCAAAGAACCCGGGGCGCTTTTAATTAGCTCCGCTGCCCTTAAGATCGTTTTGGCTTCATTTAACGACGACCCGCCAAATTTAAAAATCTGGATTTGCATGGGGGCAGACTAAACGAAAGCCAAGTGGCGTTCAATGTTAATTAGCCAGTTGCCCCATGACTAAATTAGCATCCGCCAAAGTTTTCTCAATATCGCCCGGCGTATGGGCAGCACTCACAAAGCCCGCCTCAAAAGCACTCGGCGCAAAATAATGTCCTCGCGCCAGCATCCCGTGGAAGAAGGCAGCGTAACGTTTTGCATCGACCAGTTCTTTTGCTTCTTCATAGTTGGTCACTTCGCCAGGCTTATTCAAGAAATAGATACCAAACATGGTACCCACAGACGCAGTCTGAATTGGCATGTTATGTAGTTCAGCCAGCTTTTTAAAACCGTCAACCAGCTGGCTTGCTCGCTCGGCCGCTTTCTCAAACACACCGGGCTGTAAAATTGCGTTCACATTCGCAAGCCCCGCGGCCATGCCCAGCGGATTGCCTGAAAGTGTCCCTGCTTGATACATCGGACCAAGCGGCGCAACTTGCTGCATAATTTCCCGGCGAGCCCCATAAGCAGCCACAGGCAAACCGCCACCTATAACTTTGCCTAAACAGGTAATGTCGGCCGGAACGTCATACAAACTTTGAGCGCCAGAGGGAGCGACCCGAAAGCCAGTCATCACTTCATCAATAATCAACAACGCATCATGCTGGTCGCATAATTTGCGCAGACCAGGCAAAAACGCAGGCTTTGGTTGGACCAGCCCAATATTTCCGGCCACAGGCTCAACAATAATACCGGCGATTTGGCCAGGAAACTTGGCAAACATATCGGAAACGGCTGTCAAATCGTTGTAAGGCACGACCAAAGTATCGCTCACTGCTTCCTCAGGCACCCCGGCGGATGTGCTGAGCGACAAGGTCGCTAAACCGCTGCCTGCCTGCACGAGTAACATATCCGCATGACCATGATAGTTCCCCGAAAACTTAATTACTTTCGACCGCTTGGTGTAGGCACGCGCAAGCCTGAGCGCACTCATGGTCGCCTCAGTACCGCTATTCACAAAGCGAATCATGTCCATCGAAGGAAACCGAGAAATGAGCAGCTCCGCCAATTCGATTTCAGCGGCCGTCGGTGCACCAAAACTGGTGCCATTTTTAGCGGCCGTAATCACTGCTTCAATCACTGGCGGATAAGCGTGCCCCATCACCA
This window harbors:
- the thrC gene encoding threonine synthase is translated as MLSFQSCVECQQRFDLDKIIYGCECGGLIEVKHPVFPKEPPKADGSASGVWRFKEVILPIDDAEIVSHPEGNTRLYERDALSAWAGVERVLFKHEGENPTGSFKDRGMTVAVTQAKRLGQKTLACASTGNTSASLAAYGAQAGLKTLVFLPEGKVAPSKLSQAVAYGAECRAIAGDFDLAMQEVVKAADKDGLYLVNSINPFRLEGQKSIMWELFDQLQWQPPDWIVVPGGNLGNTSAFGKAILEAFEAKWIQKKPRIAVIQAQAANPFYQSFLNGFKTFAGVKAETKASAINIGMPVNFTKAKRVISDLNGRVEQVNDEEIREAKRVIDHSGIGCEPASAASLAGLKKLVDQKFVKSHDTVVCILTGHVLKDPVMS
- a CDS encoding homoserine kinase, with the translated sequence MKQVRLYVPATIGNVGPGFDVLGLALDGLGNTYKLAVCDDASKVVSVTGIDVERLPQNPEKNLTLLAADNMAQSLGKVWHFALMVNQELPVGGGLGSSAAACLAGAYGAYCLVTGEQPDNNAQKQILDQALILEGHLDNLAPACFGGLTVSSPAGVSKVSEGCPLWVVVLLPSSRLSTKLARSVLPKELPQADWVRQMALSCALVCAWQQGDALGISKALVDPYAEPRRAHLIPDFYELKDSALKAGALGCSISGAGPSIFALFDDRLAAYDFARSHQGHVGAIAKEGIRLC
- a CDS encoding aspartate kinase; amino-acid sequence: MQIQIFKFGGSSLNEAKTILRAAELIKSAPGSLVTVVSAMGGITDLLIARTDFAEYKNRHQDAIRTLGLDGNFDLAPVLGHGMAARLASGERLMAQIMTALLQKQGVDAIYVDALEIIHTQMGPAGLVYDARVCAERAHEILMPLLRAGQRPIVPGFIGSGPNGELVTLGRGGSDYTATILGASLNAERVTLYKEVDGLLTADPKYIPKPQPIAELHYQEAAELSYYGAKILHPRSIVPLIKPKIPLYLKNTFYPDRPGTKISGEVSENLNPVRALTAITQQVLISVEGCGMMGVPGVAMRTFKAMAENRVSVTLISQASSEASICFTIAKSDCALSHEALRKEFAFELQNQLIERIQIVENVAVVACVGRGMKGYRGLSARVFGAFKHANVNIMAIAQGSSEFNISMAIAESETSFAIQTLHHEFFGAEDPLQVELVIEGFGQIGQALIQQLVSQEDYLRKEFGALIGVKALVDSQGHRLFDPIASGSQLMELIEQKKAKSFRAGMSGPIPFSQLLVHRGICVDVTAIDHHATLMDALRNHFDLVLANKKPLTGPFLEYADLFETAKINGCQLRYEATVGAGLPIIDTVDKLVQAGDAPSKLEGCFSGTLGYLMSALDSGTVFSTAVAQAQALGLTEPDPKDDLRGTDVARKALILARELGWNLELSDIQTESLADISDEEFKERVGRAHQAGKRLRYIAKVVAHQEISVGLHEVGPDSPFYYLVGTTNQVSISTPRYEHSPLVVTGPGAGAGVTAAGVLNDIVALAVRVRR
- the hemL gene encoding glutamate-1-semialdehyde 2,1-aminomutase encodes the protein MNEKLYEKACSLMPGGVNSPVRAFNGVGGTPIFIKKGEGSKIFDESGKSYTDYVLSWGPLVMGHAYPPVIEAVITAAKNGTSFGAPTAAEIELAELLISRFPSMDMIRFVNSGTEATMSALRLARAYTKRSKVIKFSGNYHGHADMLLVQAGSGLATLSLSTSAGVPEEAVSDTLVVPYNDLTAVSDMFAKFPGQIAGIIVEPVAGNIGLVQPKPAFLPGLRKLCDQHDALLIIDEVMTGFRVAPSGAQSLYDVPADITCLGKVIGGGLPVAAYGARREIMQQVAPLGPMYQAGTLSGNPLGMAAGLANVNAILQPGVFEKAAERASQLVDGFKKLAELHNMPIQTASVGTMFGIYFLNKPGEVTNYEEAKELVDAKRYAAFFHGMLARGHYFAPSAFEAGFVSAAHTPGDIEKTLADANLVMGQLAN